The region TCGATGTCGGTCAAAAAGCCCATGTCGAGCATGCGATCAGCTTCGTCAAGCACCATATATTTTACTTGCGACAACGATAAATTGCGCTGCTGTAAATGCTCTAGTAAGCGCCCCGGTGTTGCCACCAAAATATCAACGCCAGCTTTAAGCACTTTTTCTTGGCCAGCCATGCCTGCACCGCCAAAAATCACGCCGTGTTTAATGGGTAAAAATTGGCTGTATTCTTTAATGTTCTCGCCAACTTGAATTGCCAGCTCACGGGTTGGCGTTAAGATCAGCGCTTTTAATACAGGAGCTTCTGGCGATGCTTGATGGGCTAGCTTATCCAAAATGGGTAAAGTAAACGCCGCTGTTTTACCGGTGCCTGTTTGCGCACTGGCAAGAATATCAGCTCCCGTGCGGATCACCGGAATTGCTTGTTGCTGGATCGGGGTTAACTGCTTATAACCACAAAGCTTAACCGCTTTTAATAACCCTTCTGATAAGCCAATTGCATCTACACTCATTTTCTCTTCACCAACACCACCAAAAAATAATCGCGCGATTATATACTTTACCGCCCAGTGAATGCGAGCTTGCGCGGCTTTATTTCACAAATAAGCACAGATTAGCTCAAGTGGATCGTTGCAGCATGGCGCGCATTACTTTATTGCTAGGTAAATCTCGCGCGAAATTCAGAAGGAGCAAGACCAACAATACTAACAAAAACCTTACGCAAACTGCTCGCATCTTCATAACCCAGTGACATTGCTATTTGCTCAAAGCTCTGTTGGCTAGATTCCAATAAGTCGCACGCTTTTTGTACCCGTACACGCTGAATATATTGAGCGGGCTTGAGCCCAGTCGCCTTGGTAAATTGGCGGATTAAGGTGCGCTCTGACATAAAGGCGACTTCCGCCAATACGCCATTACTTAACTTAGTTTGGTAGTTTGCTTGAATATAATGCTGAGCATTGAGGATCGCTTGATTGCCGTGATCGAACCTAGGGGTAAAACTTTGATAATAGCGCTGCTCGCGTTTGCCAGTGTCAACAATCAAATATTTACCCAGTTTACGCATTATGTGCGGCTTGGCATATTGCCCCACCAACTCTAAGCCCAAATCTAACCACGACATCAAACCGCCAGCACTAATAATATCGCCCTCATTAATGATAATACGCTCAGATCTTACCTGCACTGCTGGATACGCTCGCTGTAAATCATCTGCCAACCCCCAGTGAGTTGTGGCATTACGCGTGTTAAGCAACCCCGTTTGCGCAAGAATAAAGGCGCCTGCACAGGCGGAACAAAGTGTCGCCCCTTGTTGGTGGCTCGCCTTTAAATAGTGGATAAGATGCGACTCTGCCGCTAAATAATATTCGCCGCTTAAATTAGGCGGCAAAATCACCACTTGAGGCGTTAAATACGAAATGCTTACTTCGCTGGTATTCAATTCCTCTGGCGTGACGATTTGGGCGGTAAAGGTCAAAGCAAGCTGTTCTTCTTCAATGATTTTATTTGCCAAGGTTAATAACTCTAGCAAGCCATAAACGGCACTTTGCATTGCACCAATGTAATTGATGATCACGACCTCAACGGCTTTAGTACTATCGAGGTGACGGTTAGCTTGCGCTACCTTACTACTAAACTCTGCTGTCACTTTCACCTTGTTTTATGTCATTAATGCCATGCGTAAGCCTAGCAAAGTTTCGTCAAAATAGCCTTATTGATTCAGCACTAGCTGAATATTCATCAATCGATTTACTTAAACGCTTACTTAACTAGCAAGACGAGGCTCAACATGGCAAATACAGCACTACTATTAATTGACTTCCAGAACGATTACTTTCCAACTTACGAGGGGGCAAAATGGGCGCTTTCGGGTACTGAAGCAGCAGCGTCCAACGCACAAAACTTGCTTGCAAAATTTCGCGAAAAACAGCTTCCAGTGATTCATGTTCGCCATGAATTTCCAACCGAAGAAGCGCCGTTTTTCTTGCCAAATTCTGACGGCGCAAAAATTCACCACAGTCTAGCGCCAATTGATGGCGAGCCTGTTGTACTAAAGCAGCAAATTAACAGCTTTCGCGACACCGATTTAAAGCGTTACTTGATGACCGCAACATTGATCAATTGATTATTGTCGGTGCGATGAGTCATATGTGTATTGATGCAGTTACTCGTGCAGCAGTGGACTTAGGCTATGACAGCCATGTCGCACACGATGCCTGTGCAACCTTAGATTTAACCTTTGAAGGTGAGACAGTACCCGCTAAATACGTTCATGCAGCCTTTATGGCGGCGTTACAGTTTGGCTATTGTTATGTCGATAGCACAGAGAATTTACTTCAATTGGTATAAGGCTTTTGAGCTGGCCAATCGCTGACTACTAACCGGCTATTGACTGGATTTAATCGGCTAAAATCCAATCTTTACCGGATTCGATTGCATCAATTGCAAAACATTTAATTTTGCACTGTAAGCTCGCACCGTAAATAGGCGCAACGAGCTTAAATGAGGTTGAGTCAGAGACGATGGCAATCTTATCCATGTGTTGATGGTGATTGCGAATAAAGGTGAGATGCTGGCTAAAGGCCGCGAACGATTCCCAAACGGGCCAGCCAAGTACACAAACTAACCCACCTTTTAGGCCACCAGCGTGGCCAATATAAGGGTCAATTTTATGGGCAGCGTGCACAAAGTCTTGCACGGATAGCTGCCCATCTAATTCAAAAATTACCACACCATAATTTGGCTGTAGTGTGACATTAAGCATGTGACCAAGCGAGTAATCGACGTAATGATTATTCGCTAAGTATATGCCTATTTTCGCCAAACGCCCTGTGTTAAGCCCAACGACTTTTCGGTTTCTTCATTGGCTTCAAATGTTGGCAACTGCCCTTTTGACAGCTGCGCTTGATAGTCTTTGGTAATGCGCACCACCACTTTTGACAACAAAAACAGCGCCGTAACGTTAACCACTGTCATTAACCCCGTTGCCATATCAGCAAGCGCAATCACTTGTGGCAATGATGCGGATGAACCAAACACCAACATGGCTAAAAAGCCAATACGCAAGAACCAACGGCCGAATGGATTATCCAACTTCAAGTATTTTAAGTTGTTATCCGCGTAAGCAAAATTCGCGACGATTGAGGTAAAACCAAAAAACAAAATCGCCAACGTAATAAATTCAGCACCCCAGCTCCCCACTTGCAATGCTAAAGCTTGCTGAGTCAACTGAATACCCATCACACCATCAAGCGAATCGCCTGCCAGTAAAATAATAATCGCGGTACAAGTACAAATGACCATAGTATCGAAAAATACCGCTAACGATTGAATATAACCTTGTGATGCAGGGTGATGAGGCATTGGCTCAGCCGCCGCAGCAGCATTTGGTGAGCTCCCCATACCCGCTTCATTCGAGTACAAGCCCCGTTGAACCCCATGAATAATGGCTGCGCCAACCACACCGCCACCTGCTTCTTGCCAGCCAAACGCTGAGCCAACGATTTGCATTAAAATGGCAGGAATCTGCTCAATATTGATGGCAATCACAAACAGGGCAACAAGTACATAAGCAACACCCATAAATGGTACTGCTAATTCAGCAAAACGCGCGATATTACGCAGGCCGCCGATAATA is a window of Thalassotalea euphylliae DNA encoding:
- a CDS encoding alanine/glycine:cation symporter family protein, yielding MGDLISQWVGFINGYLWGSVLIYLLTGCGIWFSLRLKLIQLRHFKHMFSLLKLSRNSSENGISSFQALCTSLAARVGTGNLMGVAVAISLGGPGAIFWMWLIAFFGMATAYAESALGQLYKEKDENNNFRGGPAYYMRKGINSPKLAITFSLCLFFGYGFVFSSVQANSITDAFQGSFGIDPLMSGIVITLLAAYIIIGGLRNIARFAELAVPFMGVAYVLVALFVIAINIEQIPAILMQIVGSAFGWQEAGGGVVGAAIIHGVQRGLYSNEAGMGSSPNAAAAAEPMPHHPASQGYIQSLAVFFDTMVICTCTAIIILLAGDSLDGVMGIQLTQQALALQVGSWGAEFITLAILFFGFTSIVANFAYADNNLKYLKLDNPFGRWFLRIGFLAMLVFGSSASLPQVIALADMATGLMTVVNVTALFLLSKVVVRITKDYQAQLSKGQLPTFEANEETEKSLGLTQGVWRK
- a CDS encoding GlxA family transcriptional regulator, producing MTAEFSSKVAQANRHLDSTKAVEVVIINYIGAMQSAVYGLLELLTLANKIIEEEQLALTFTAQIVTPEELNTSEVSISYLTPQVVILPPNLSGEYYLAAESHLIHYLKASHQQGATLCSACAGAFILAQTGLLNTRNATTHWGLADDLQRAYPAVQVRSERIIINEGDIISAGGLMSWLDLGLELVGQYAKPHIMRKLGKYLIVDTGKREQRYYQSFTPRFDHGNQAILNAQHYIQANYQTKLSNGVLAEVAFMSERTLIRQFTKATGLKPAQYIQRVRVQKACDLLESSQQSFEQIAMSLGYEDASSLRKVFVSIVGLAPSEFRARFT
- a CDS encoding STAS/SEC14 domain-containing protein, with the protein product MAKIGIYLANNHYVDYSLGHMLNVTLQPNYGVVIFELDGQLSVQDFVHAAHKIDPYIGHAGGLKGGLVCVLGWPVWESFAAFSQHLTFIRNHHQHMDKIAIVSDSTSFKLVAPIYGASLQCKIKCFAIDAIESGKDWILAD